The window CGCCTTCACGGCCTTCATGGCGGCCACGATGGGCGTGGCGCAGAACGACATCAAGCGGGTGCTGGCTTATTCGACCATCTCCCAGCTGGGCTACATGCTGGCTGCGGTGGGGATCGGGGCCTACGTGGCCGCGGCCTTCCATCTGATCACCCACGCCTTCTTCAAGGCGCTGCTCTTCCTGGGCTCCGGCTCGGTCATCCATGCGATGGAGCACGGGCACCATCACGCCGGCCACGGCCATAGCCATGAGGAGCCCTTCGATCCCAACGATATGCTGCAGATGGGTGGGCTGGCCCGGCGGATGCCGATAACCTTCTGGACCTTCCTGGCCGGCGGGCTGGCCCTGGCGGGCTTCCCGCTGATCACGGCCGGTTTCTGGAGCAAGGATGAGATCCTGGGGGAGGCCTTCCACGGGGCTTTCGAGAAAGGGGAGCTCCTGCCGCTGCTGGTTTTCCTGTTGCTGGCAACGGCCGCCGTCCTCACCGGCTTTTACACGATGCGCCAGATCGCCCTGACCTTCCTCGGGGAGCCTCGGTCCCCAGCCGCCGCTCATGCGGCAGAGAGCCCGGCTTCCATGACCATGCCGTTGATCATCCTCGCTCTCTTCGCGGTCTTGGGAGGCTACGTGGGGGTGCCGGAGGGGTTCCCGGTTCTGGGCGCGCTGTTTGGGCAGAACTGGTTCCATGAATTCGTGGGCGGGACCCTCCTCGAGCATCCCGAGGCCCTGCCCTTCAACGCCGTCCCGGTCGTGCTTTCTTCCCTCATTGCGCTGACCGGGTTGGCCCTGGGCGGGCTGGTCTACGCCCGCCGTCCTTTGGCGGCAGGCGAGCCGGATCCTCTGGTTCGCCTGGGCCCCATCTACACCTTCCTTCGGAACCGCTGGTATATCGACGACCTCTACCATCGTGTCTTTGTCCAGCCGACCCTGTGGCTGGCCGAGCGGGCCGTGGCGTTCTTTATGGATCGGGTGGTGATCGATGGGTTCCTCCACGGCGTCGCCGATGCGGTCTGGTCGATGGGAGGCGCCCTGCGCCTCTTCGATCGGGTCGTGGTCAACGGCATCGGCGATGGGATCGGGGAGGCGGTGAAGGCCGCGGGCCGGGAGCTGCGGGCCCTGCAGACCGGCCTGGTTCAGAACTATCTGCTGGTGGTGGTGCTGGGGGTTCTGGGCTTCATCGTGCTTTACACGGTGGCGCCCATGTTGCGGGGGTTCTGAAGTCATGCCTGTGATCCTGAAGGCGGAAGGGGGAAGCCGGCGATGACGCTCTTCGGGCAGCCGATCCCGATCCTCACTTTGATCACGTTCATCCCGTTGCTGGGGGCGGGACTCATCGCTCTGACGCCGCGGGACAGCGTCCGGCTGCAGCGCGGCCTGGCGCTGGCCTTCAGCCTGATCCCGCTGGCCCTCTCCATCTGGCTGTGGTTGAACTTCGACCGGAGCCGCCCGGGCTTCCAGTTCGTGGAGCGGGCGGTCTGGTTCCCCCAGGTGAACGCCAGCTACTTCCTCGGGGTGGATGGCCTGAGCGTGATGCTGATCTTCCTGACGGCGCTGCTCACGCCCCTGGGGGTCCTGGTCTCCTTTAACATCACGCAGGATCCCCGGACGTATTTCGCCCTCTTCCTGGCCCTGGAGACAGGGATCCTGGGGGTGTTCGTCAGCCTGGACCTTGTGCTCTTCTTCCTGTTCTGGGAGCTGGGCCTGGTGCCCATGTATTTCCTGATCAACAACTGGGGGGCACCGGAGCGGCGGCATTACGCGGCCTTGAAGTTCATCCTCTACACGATGGCGGGGTCTCTGGGGCTTCTGCTGGGGATCCAGCTGATCTGGGCGGCCCTGGGGGGAACGCAGGGTGGGACCTTCGATTTGCTGGAGATCAGCCGGCGCTGGCCGACCCTTCAGGGCACCCTGGCGGGGGTTCCGATGGACGTGGTGAAGGCCATCGTCTTCTGGGCCTTCGTGATCGCTTTCGCCATTAAGGTGCCGGTCTGGCCCTTCCATACCTGGTTGCCGGACGCCCATACCGAGGCGCCCACTGCGGGCTCGATGATCCTGGCGGGGATCCTTCTGAAGCTGGGGGCCTATGGCTTCCTGCGCATCGTCTTCCCGCTGTTTCCGGCGGAATCCGCCCGGTTCGCCGTTGCCCTGGCCCTCCTGGCCACCGCGGCCATCGTCCTGGGCTCTTACGCGGCGCTGGGCCAGCGGGATTTCAAGCGGCTGGTGGCGTATTCTTCGGTGAACCACATGGGCTTTGTGGTGCTGGGGATCGCCGTGGCCGGCTACGCCCTGGGCAACCCGGCGGTGCGGGATCATGCGTTGATGGCGGTGAACGGGGCGGCGCTGCAGCTGTTTGCCCACGGCCTCTCCTCGGCGGCGATGTTCGCCCTGGTGGGGGTGGTTTACGATCGCACGCACACCCGGGATCTGGAGGCCTATGGGGGGCTGTGGACGCGGATGCCCCGCTACGGTGGGGTGCTGATCTACTGCGCGATGGCCTCGGTGGGGCTGCCGGGCCTGGCGGGCTTCGTGGCGGAGTATATGGTGGTGCAGGGGGCCTGGCCGGTGTTCACCGCCCTCACAGCCCTCTCCATGCTCGGGCTGCTCATCACGGGCGCGTTCATTATGAAGGCCATCCAGAAGGTGTTGCATGGGCCGCTGAATCCTCAGTGGGCCCGATTGCCGGACATGGGCTGGCGGGAGCTGATCGCCGTGGCGCCGCTGATGGCTTTCATGTTGCTCACCGGCCTGTGGCCGGCCTGGATCGTGCCCACCCTGGACGCGGCCTTGCGCGGGCTGTTCGGATGAAGGAGGCGCTTTATGGAGATCCGGATCCGTGACTTGGTAGAAGCAGGCCTATATAAGAGCGAAGAGAAGGTAATGGAGGAGGCGTTGCGCCTTTTGCTTCAGGATCGCCCACACTTGCGGGTGGCCTTGGCGGTGCATCGCTATCGAACGGATCCCGAGCTGACCCTGGCTCAAGCGGCTGCTATCGCCAGGGTCAGCGTTGAGAGCATGAAGGAAATCCTGGAGCGCTACGGCGTGCCCTTGCGCTTGGGAACTGCAGATCGCACGGAAGCCTTGGCCGAGATCCGAGCGTTGGAGGACTTCCTGAATGTCGGTGCGTGTTGTTGAACGATCTACCCTCATCTTTGGAGCGTGAAGGATGACGATCCCGGCGGTGACGCTTCCTATTCTCAGCTTCATTGTCTTCACGCCCCTGGTGGGGGCGCTCATCTTGTTGCTCATCCCGCGCCATCAGAAGGAGGCGGCGCGGGTCTTTGCGGCCACGGTCTCCGGCTTCACGTTGCTGCTGGCCCTGTGGGCCTTTCTCGCCTACGACCGCTCGGCCGGCGGCTATCAGTTCGTGGAGCGGATCTCCTGGCTGCCCCAGCTGGGCATCCACTACTATGTGGGGGTGGACGGCGTCAGCCTGCCCCTGGTGCTGCTCTCCGCCCTGGTCCTCTTCACCGGCGTGCTGGTCTCGTGGAACATCGAGGACCGCCCCCACGAGCTGTTCGCTTTTATGTTGCTTCTGGCCAGCGGCATCATGGGGGTCTTCGTGGCCCGCAACCTGGTGTTGCTGTTCTTCTTCTACGAAATCGCGATCTTCCCCAAATACTTCCTGATCGCCATCTGGGGCTCCACCCGCAAGGAATACGCGGCGATGAAGCTGGTGCTTTACACGCTGGTGGGGTCCATTATCGCCCTGGTGGGCGCCCTGGCCCTGTATTTTGTGTCCCCGGTGCGCACGTTCGATATGGATGTGTTGCGCGAGCTGGCGGCTCGAGGGGCCTTCGCCCGGCCGGTGGAGGTGTTCGGCCAGACGGTGCGCTTTGATCACCTGTGGTTTCTTCCCGTCTTCTTGGGGTTCGCGGTCACCGCCGGTTTGTGGCCGTTCCATAACTGGGTGCCGGATGGACACTCGGCGGCTCCCACGGCGGGCTCGATGTTCCTGGCCGGAGTGGTGATGAAGGTGGGGGCCTACAGCGCCCTGCGGGTGGGGATCGAGCTGATGCCCGGCGGGGCGGTCTACTGGCTGCCGGTCGTGGTCTTCCTGGCGGTGGTCGCGGCCCTCTATTCGGCGGCCATCTCCCTGGTGCAAGAGGATCTCAAGTATGTGATCGCTTTCTCCAGCATTGGGCATATGGCTTTCGTAACCATCGGGTTTGCGGCGATGAACGTCACCGGGCTGACAGGGGCTGTGCTGCAGATGTTCTCCCACGGGGTGATGGCCGCCATCCTCTTCGCCGTGGTGGGGATGGTTTACGACCGGGCGCACACGCGTTATCTGGCCCACCTGGGCGGGTTCGCCCGGGCGATGCCGATGGCCACCCTGGGCTTCGTCCTGGGCGGCCTGGTGGCGATGGGGATGCCGGGCTTTTCCGGGTTCATCGCGGAGTTTCAGGTCTTCGCAGGGATCTGGGCGGCCCGGGACACCGCCTGGTGGTATCCTTGGGTGGCGATCCTCGCCGCGCCCAGCATCGCCCTCTCCGCCGCCTACATCCTGCGGGCGCTCCAGGCCACGTTCTTTGGGGAGCTGAACCGGGAGCGCTACCCCCATGTGGGGGACGTGACCGTCCTGGATAAGGTGGCCATCGTCACGCTGGCGGTCTGGTTCGTCCTGATCGGAGTGTTCCCGCGGGTGATGACCGACCTGATCCAGACGGGAGTGGAGCCGATCGCGGCGCTGCTGCACGGGGCGATGCTGGCCTCCCTCCGTTGAGATCCGCTGATCCAGAGGAGGCATGGATGAGCGAGCTGTCCTGGTGGGCGCATCTCTGGTCGGTCCTGCCGGAGATCGTGCTGGTGGTCGCGGCGGTCGTGACGATGGCCGCGGACGCCTGGCTGCCGGAGGGACGCAAGCGGGAGCTGGGCTACTGGGCCATCGGGGGGCTGGCCGTGGCCCTGGGGGTGACAGCGGTCCAGGCGGCACAGCTGGCCGGAGGGATGGCGGCCCCCTATGAAGCGTTCGGTGGATCCGTGCGAGCGGATCTTGCGGCGATGCTGTTCCGCCTGATCTTCCTGCTCGCAGGGATCCTCACGGTGGCGATCTCGATGGATTTCCGCCCCCTGCGCCAGAGCGGCGAGTATTACACCCTCCTGCTCCTCTCGATCCTGGGGATGGGCCTGATGGGGGCGGCGGTCAACCTGGTGACGTTGTATCTGGCCCTGGAGACGGTGGGGATCGCCCTGTATCTGCTGGCGGGATATCTGCGGGACACCCCGCGTTCCGCGGAGGCGGGGCTGAAGTATTTCCTGTTCGGGGTCTTCAGCTCCACGATCATGCTGTATGGCCTGGCCCTTCTGTATGGCTTCACCGGGGAGATCGCCTACGCCCGCATCGCCCAGGCCCTGGGAGCGCTGCCTTCTCCGGCGGTGATGGCGGCCCTCCTGCTGGTGCTGGTAGGGTTCGGCTTCAAGGTCTCCGCCGTGCCCTTCCATTTCTGGACCCCGGATGTCTATGAGGGGGCGCCGACGCCGATCACCGCCTTCATCTCGGTGGCTTCCAAGGCGGCCGGGTTCGCCGTGCTCATCCGGGCGATGATCGAGGCCTTCCCCACGGTGCAGGGGAATTGGGTCGCCCTGATCTCGGCCCTGGCCTTCGTCACCATGACCGTGGGGAACCTCCTGGCGATCCCCCAGCGCAACCTCAAGCGGCTGCTGGCCTACTCGAGCATCGCTCAGGCCGGTTACATCCTGATCGGGGTGGCAGCGGCCAGCCCCCTGGGGATCGCCGCCTCGATCTTCTACCTGGGGATCTACACCTTGACCAACATCGCTGCCTTCGCCGTTGCGGTGATCATGACCAACGTAACGGGAAGCGAGGAGATCCGGGACCTGGCGGGGCTGTCCCGACGTTCCCCCGGCCTGGCCCTGGCGATGCTGGCTGCCCTCCTCTCCCTGGGGGGAATCCCTCCGCTGGTCGGCTTCTTCGCCAAGCTGTTCGTGTTCGCCGCGGCCATCGAGAGCGGATTGCTCTGGCTGGCCATCGCCGGGGTGCTGAACGCCATGGTGGCGTTTTATTACTACATCATGGTGGCTCGGGCGATGTATGTGGACCGATCGCCCGAGGAAGGGAAGCCCGTGTGGATCTCCCGCCCGGCCCGTTTCACCTTGTGGTTCACCGTGGCGGGAGTGTTGTTGCTCACAGTGCTGGTCTATCCGCTTTACCAGCTGGCGCAGATGGCCGCCCAGGCCTTCTGAGCCGGATCAAAACCGGCTGACGGGTGTGAATTTTCGGGGAGGGATCTTGTCGACAGACGGGCAGGCCGGTATCATTATGGTCGTGTGGCTCAGCAGGCGCGAAGCCGGAGCTGAGAAACCTTCAGGCAAGCGGTTTCGATGAAATCCCCTGGACGATGGTGGATCCGGGCCTGGAACTTAGCGCTGGCGGGGGCGCTCTCCCAGATCGGGTTCATCCCGGTGGTGTTTGTGGTGGGGGCGATGCTGTGCGGGCTGTGGCTGGATCTGCGGCTGGGGACCCGGCCGGTGCTGACGGCGGCTTGCATGATCGCCGGCGCGACTCTGGGCCTGGTGGTGATGGTCCGCACGGCGATGACCGCAGCCTCCCGATTCCGGATGGAGGGAACGCAACCCGGGAGGCGAGGCCCCGGCCCCGCCAGGCTCCGGCAGGAAGACGAGCCGGATGATCCTGGAGAGGCGGCTGGATAAAGCCCGGTGATGCTCCGGGCGGATGAATCGATCAACCAATCCGGGAGGGTGAGACGCCGCAATGGGGAAGTTGATCCGACGGATGGGTCCTTATGCGTTGTTGGGGCTGATCGCCCTGCTCTCGTGCGGGGTGGGAGGACAGGCTTCGTTCTGGTTGCTGGGGAGCCTGCGGGCGCTCATCGGCGGGCTGGGCGTGATCTCCTTCCCCTCGGCGGGCGGGCTGATCGGGTTTCTGGTGGTCGATGCTCTTGTGATCGCCCTGGTGCTGTGGGGGCTGCGGGATACGCGGGTGATCCGTTATTTCCAGAGGCTGGTGGTGGTCCCCCTGATCCTGGGCTTCGTGCTGGGGACCTCGTTGTTTTTCGGCACCCTGGGGCAGGGGCTCTCCGTGGCGGGCAAGCCGATCAAGACCGTGCTGCCGGTGATCCTGGTGAAGCCGGAGCCGCTGACCGGCCCTCTGTTCTTCGGCGCCCCGCTCACCAACACCATGGTGGCCATGGTTCTGGTGGACCTGGTGGTCCTGGGGCTGGGCTTCCTGGCAGCCCGACGGGCAGGCCCGCTCCCGCCTCCGGTGCGCGGCCTGGGGATCCTGGTCAACCTCTTCGAGTTCCTCGTGGAGGCGCTGTATGAGAACCTAGCCAAGGTGGTCCTGGGCCCCCGAGCTCGCCATGTCTTCCCGCTGGTGGCTTCGATCTTCCTGATGGTGCTCACGGCGAACTGGCTGGGCTTGATCCCCGGCTTCGATTCCATCGGGAAGGTGGAGCCTGCCCACGGCCCTGAGCCGGGCTATGCGGTCCTTCATTGGGGTCCGATCACTTTGCTGACAGCAGAGCCGGCGGCGGCTCCTGCGGAGGCCTCCGGTTCGAAGGCGGGCGCGCATGGAGAGGGTGAAGGGCACGCGGAGGGAAGCGCAAAAGCCGGGGAAGCCCATGGGACCGGCTTCGTCTTGGTTCCCTATCTCCGCGCCCTGAGCACCGATCTGAACTTCACCATCGGGCTTGCCCTTGTGGCGGTCTTCATGGTGCAGGTGTGGGGAGTGCGAGCCCTGGGACCGGGCTATTTCTGGAAGTTCTTCAACGTGAAGGCGCTCCGCCGCGGCTTCATGGGGATCATTGAGTTCTTCGTGAGCCTCCTGGAGCTGATCAGCGAGGTGGCCAAGATCGTCTCCTTCTCCTTCCGATTGTTTGGGAACATCTTCGCCGGCCACGTGTTGCTGGGGATCATGATCTTCCTGCTCCCCCTTCTGATCCCGGCGGTCTTCTACGGCCTGGAGATCTTCGTGGGGCTGATCCAGGCCTTCATCTTTATGATGCTCACCCTGGTTTTCATCGCCCTGGCGACAGCCGGGCATGGGGAGGAGCATTCGGAGAGTCATCACTGAACGAAGCGAAGGATCCGGAGCCGGCCTGTTCGGTGCCGGCGCGTGCCGGATTGTCGCAAACCAAAAAATCTCTCATAAGGAGGATCTAAGATGTTGGGGTTGATTCTGGCGCAGGAGATCCTTTCGCCACAGGCGTTGAGCGTGCTGGGAGCCGGTCTGGCGATCGGCCTGGGGGCGTTGGGCCCCGGGATCGGCATCGGGCTTCTGGCCAGCGGGGCTTTGCAGGCGATCGGGCGTAACCCCGAAGCGACCCCGCAGATCCAGCTCAACATGATTTTGGCCATTGCGTTCGCTGAGGCCATTGCAATCTACGCGCTGGTCGTGGCGCTGCTCCTGAAGTTCGTCGCGTAGTCGAACACCTGAACCTCGAGGTCCGGGAGGCTGGCGTTGGAGGCCCTTGGGATCAACCCGATCTATCTGATCGCCCAGATCCTCAACTTCCTGGTGATCTGGTTTCTGCTGTCCCGTTTTGTCTTCCCCCGGGTGCTCAAGGCCCTGGAGGAGCGACGGGCGCTGATCGAGAAGGGACTGGAGGATGCGAAGGCGGCGGAGCAGCTGCGGGCGAGCATGCAGGCCGAGCGCCAGCGCATCCTGGAGGAGGCCCTGGCCGAGCGCCAGCGGATCGTCGCCGAGGCCGTGCGCCAGGCGGAGCAGCAGCGCGCCCAGATCCTCTCCGAAGCGCGGGCGGAAGCTCAGCGCATCCTTGAGGTGGCCCGGGAGGAGGCCGAACGGGAGCGGGAGCGCGTTCTGGGGGAGCTGCGTAACCAGATCGCCGCCCTGGCCCTGGCGGCGGCCCATCGCGTGGTGGGGGACGCTTTGGATGAATCCCGACACCGACGCCTGATCCAGGAGTTCTTTACCGCGATCCCCCCTAAAGCCTTAGACGAGCTCCGGGGTCTGAAGGGGGAGCGCGTGGAGGTGATCAGCGCTCTCCCCCTCCAGGAGGAAGAGAAGGCGCGTATCCGTCAGGAGCTCGCCGCCCGCCTGGATTCCCTCGGAGAGATCGTCTTCCGCGTGGATCCCACCATCCTGGGGGGCTTGATCCTTCGGGTGGGCGATCGGGTGGTGGACGGCAGCGTGCGAGCCCGAATGGAAGGGCTGCGGGCGGCGCTCATCGGCTGAGGACCCGCTTCGCGCGATCCGGATGGAGCCGGGACCACGCGTGGCCCCGGCTCCGTTGTCTTTTCGCTCTGCCCATCTCTTTGAACTCGGATGTAGAATAAACGGGGAGTTTTCCGTCTAAAGGGAGGACCCATGGCCGTGGAGCACCTCAAGGAGGCGGTGCGACAGGCTTTGCCGCAGTGGCTTCGGGAGGACCCGGCGATCCGCCAGGTCCTCCGGGAGGCCCTCATCGAGGCGCTGCGACCGTGGGAGGAGGTGTTGTCGGAGCTCCGGGACTTCCGCCGGGAGATGGAAAAACAACGGGAGTCCGATCGACAGATGCTGACCGGGCTGACACAAGCGGTCCAGCAGTTGATCGAGACCAGCCAGGCGAACTCAGACGCAATCCGGGTGATGACGGCTCGCTTAGAGGAGCATTCTCGGCGTTTGGGGGAGCATTCGGAGGTTATTCGGAGTCTGATGGAGCGGGTGGAGGAGCATTCCCGGCGTTTGGGGGAGCATTCGGAGGTCATCCGACAGCTAATGGAAAAGGTGGAGCGTCATGCCCAGGTGATCGAACGGCTTCTGGCGGCTGTGGATCAGCATTCCCAGGAGATCCGCCGCCTGGGAGCGACCATTGGGGCTATCGGGGCTCGTTGGGGTCTACACAGCGAGGCCGCCTTCCGGGATGGGATGGCCGCGCTGTTGCAGGAGGCGGGCTGGCAGGTGGACCGCTTCCTCGCGATGGACCCGGAGGGCTACGTCTTCGGGCGCCCCGACCAGGTGGAGATCGATGCGGTGATCCGGAATGGGAAGGCCATCCTGATTGAGATCCGCTCCTCAGTTAGCCGGGGCGATGGGGCAGCCTTCCAGCGGAAAGCCGAGTTCTACACCCGCCGCACCGGCCTGCCGGTCGCCCGGCGCATCCTCATTTCCCCCATGGTGGATCCGCGGGCCCGCGATCTGGCCCGGCAGATGGGGATGGAGATCTACACTTATCCGGAAGACGTCCCCCCGGAGCCTCCCGCTGGGGGTTGAGTGCGGGCGAGGCCCGATCCGGCGCGTGCTATGCTCTCCGCGCTCCTCTGGTGGTTCCTGCTCACCCTGATCGCCCTCGCGGCCTGGCCGCTCACGTTCCTTGTCTTCCGTCCCTTGCCGGACCGCGGGCTGGCTTTCGCGCGGCCTCTGGGGTTGCTGCTGATGGGCTTCCTCTGGTGGTGGGGTGGCAACCTGGGGCTGCTGCCATCCTCCGCCGGGGGTGCCCTGACCGCCGGGGGGCTCACCCTCGCCCTGGGCCTCTGGCTGGCCGGGCGGGCCGGGGAATCCCCGTGGGGATGGCTTCGCGCGCGCCTGGGTCAGGTTCTCTTCTATGAACTCCTTTTCGCCCTCGCCTTCGCCGGCTGGACCCTCTTCCGGACTTACAATCCGGAGATCACCTACACCGAGAAGCCGATGGAGCTGGCCTTCCTCAGCGCCGTGGTGCGGGCAGCGCGTTTCCCTCCTCATGATCCCTGGCTCTCAGGCTTCGCCATCAGCTATTACTACTTCGGCTACATCCTCCTGGGGCTTCTCACCGAGCTCTCTGGCCTGCCGGCCCGCATCACGTTCAACCTCGGGGTCTCCTCCTGGTTCGCCCTGACGCTGCTGGCGGCCGCCGGCGTGGGGTGGAACTTGTGGGCGCTCGATCGGCCGGGCCGACCGCGGATGGCGGGGGCGGTTGCCCTCCTCGCGGCCTTCTGGGTGGGCCTGGCGGGGAACGGAGAGGCGATCCTGGATCTGGCCCATTCGTGCGGCTGGATCCGGGACCCCGGGTTCTGGGCCTGGCTGGACATCCCGGAGCTGAACGCGTCGCCTCCTGCTCGTCCATGGCCGGCATGCTGGCCCCCGCTGGAGCGGCCCTGGGTCTGGTGGCGGGCCTCCCGGGTGGTGCGGGATTACACGCCGGAGGGCGAGCACCAGGAGGTCATCGACGAATTCCCTCAGTTCAGCTTCCTGCTCGGGGATCTCCATCCCCATGTGCTGGCGTTGCCCTTCAACCTCATGGCCATCGCCCTTGCCCTGGCCCTTTTCCGGGCTGGGGAAAGGTTCCCCGGCTTCCAGTCGGACCGGTCGGTCAAGCCCTTGCTTCGCTTTCTGGAGGCCCATGGGCCGCCTTTCTGGATCCTGCCGGTGGCGTTCGGCGGGCTGGCCTTCCTGAACACCTGGGATTTCCCGATCTACACCGGGCTGGGGCTTGCGGCCTGGGGGCTCGGGGCATGGCGCGCCGGGCGCTCCCCCTCTGCTTGGCTTCGGGAGATCGCGGGCCTGGGGATCGGGATCCTCGTGCTGGGATGGGCTTTATATTTCCCCTTCTACCTCGGCTTTCGATCCCAGGCGGGCGGTTTGCTTCCCAATTTCCATAACGGCACGCGGCTGCCTCAGTTTATGGTCATGTTCGGCTTCCAGGTCGTTGGGATCGCGGCCGGGCTGCTCGCGCAGGCATGGCGCGCAGCCCGGGAAGGGCAGGGAAGCCTTCGGCGCTGGGCCGCCGGCGTGCTGAGCGGCGCGCTGGGCCTCGGGGGGATCCCGGTGGCGCTGTGGGTCAGCCTGTATTTCGGGTTGCGCGAGATCGCGGCCCGTCAGAACCTTCCGCTTCCTGTGGACCTGAGCGCTCTGGAGCCGTGGGTCTGGGGGCGCCTGTGGGATGGAACGGTGATGGTGGGCGGCCGGGCGTTGCCGGGAAGCGGGCCATGGGTCCCGATGCTCTTAGCCGGGATGGCGATCGGGGCGGCGCAACTCTGGCGGCGGGCGAACCGGGAGGGCGAGGATTTCATCCCCCTGCTGATCGTCTTCGGGGCCGCCCTGGCCTGGGCGGTGGAGTTCGTTTACATCCGGGATTTCTTCGGAACCCGGATGAACACGGTGTTCAAGCTCTACTATCAGGTGTGGGTTCTGTGGGGCCTGGCCCTGGCCTGGGCGATGGGAGCGCTCTGGGAGCGAGGGGGTCGCGCACGCCCGGCCCTCGCGATCGGGTTCACCGGCATGATCGCCCTGGCCGCCCTCTATCCGATCCTGATGATCCCGGTCAAAGCGGAGTTCTTCTCCCGACCGCCGACGCTGGACGGCTATGCTCACCTCGCGCAGTCGGCCTCGGATGACTTGGCGGCGATCGAGTGGCTGAACGCCCACGTGCCGGGCACGCCGGTGATCCTGGAGGCGCCGGGCTGGGAAGGGATCTCGTTCCAACCGGAGATCGGGCGCTTCGCCGCGCACACCGGGTTGCCCACCGTGCTGGGCTGGGGCGGCCACGAGCATCAGTGGCGAGGATCCTACGCCGAGATCGCCCGCCGCGAGCCCGATCTCCGGATCCTCTGGCAATCCCCGGACCTCGAAGAGACCCGAGCGCTCCTGGAGAAATATCGCGTCGTCTACGTGATCGTCGGTCAGACGGAGCGCAGGCTGTTTTCGCCTTCTGTCTTGCGGAAGTTCGAGTTGCTGATGGACCCGGTTTTCCGCCATGGGGAGACGGTGATCTACCGGAGGCGGGAATGAAGGACCCGTCGCGCCGTAGCGAGGACCGGTGGATCCTCCTCGGGCTTTTCGGGCTGGCCCTGGCC is drawn from Thermoflexus hugenholtzii and contains these coding sequences:
- a CDS encoding NuoM family protein, whose translation is MTIPAVTLPILSFIVFTPLVGALILLLIPRHQKEAARVFAATVSGFTLLLALWAFLAYDRSAGGYQFVERISWLPQLGIHYYVGVDGVSLPLVLLSALVLFTGVLVSWNIEDRPHELFAFMLLLASGIMGVFVARNLVLLFFFYEIAIFPKYFLIAIWGSTRKEYAAMKLVLYTLVGSIIALVGALALYFVSPVRTFDMDVLRELAARGAFARPVEVFGQTVRFDHLWFLPVFLGFAVTAGLWPFHNWVPDGHSAAPTAGSMFLAGVVMKVGAYSALRVGIELMPGGAVYWLPVVVFLAVVAALYSAAISLVQEDLKYVIAFSSIGHMAFVTIGFAAMNVTGLTGAVLQMFSHGVMAAILFAVVGMVYDRAHTRYLAHLGGFARAMPMATLGFVLGGLVAMGMPGFSGFIAEFQVFAGIWAARDTAWWYPWVAILAAPSIALSAAYILRALQATFFGELNRERYPHVGDVTVLDKVAIVTLAVWFVLIGVFPRVMTDLIQTGVEPIAALLHGAMLASLR
- a CDS encoding AtpZ/AtpI family protein; the encoded protein is MKSPGRWWIRAWNLALAGALSQIGFIPVVFVVGAMLCGLWLDLRLGTRPVLTAACMIAGATLGLVVMVRTAMTAASRFRMEGTQPGRRGPGPARLRQEDEPDDPGEAAG
- a CDS encoding NuoM family protein is translated as MTLFGQPIPILTLITFIPLLGAGLIALTPRDSVRLQRGLALAFSLIPLALSIWLWLNFDRSRPGFQFVERAVWFPQVNASYFLGVDGLSVMLIFLTALLTPLGVLVSFNITQDPRTYFALFLALETGILGVFVSLDLVLFFLFWELGLVPMYFLINNWGAPERRHYAALKFILYTMAGSLGLLLGIQLIWAALGGTQGGTFDLLEISRRWPTLQGTLAGVPMDVVKAIVFWAFVIAFAIKVPVWPFHTWLPDAHTEAPTAGSMILAGILLKLGAYGFLRIVFPLFPAESARFAVALALLATAAIVLGSYAALGQRDFKRLVAYSSVNHMGFVVLGIAVAGYALGNPAVRDHALMAVNGAALQLFAHGLSSAAMFALVGVVYDRTHTRDLEAYGGLWTRMPRYGGVLIYCAMASVGLPGLAGFVAEYMVVQGAWPVFTALTALSMLGLLITGAFIMKAIQKVLHGPLNPQWARLPDMGWRELIAVAPLMAFMLLTGLWPAWIVPTLDAALRGLFG
- a CDS encoding UPF0175 family protein translates to MEIRIRDLVEAGLYKSEEKVMEEALRLLLQDRPHLRVALAVHRYRTDPELTLAQAAAIARVSVESMKEILERYGVPLRLGTADRTEALAEIRALEDFLNVGACC
- a CDS encoding F0F1 ATP synthase subunit A; amino-acid sequence: MGKLIRRMGPYALLGLIALLSCGVGGQASFWLLGSLRALIGGLGVISFPSAGGLIGFLVVDALVIALVLWGLRDTRVIRYFQRLVVVPLILGFVLGTSLFFGTLGQGLSVAGKPIKTVLPVILVKPEPLTGPLFFGAPLTNTMVAMVLVDLVVLGLGFLAARRAGPLPPPVRGLGILVNLFEFLVEALYENLAKVVLGPRARHVFPLVASIFLMVLTANWLGLIPGFDSIGKVEPAHGPEPGYAVLHWGPITLLTAEPAAAPAEASGSKAGAHGEGEGHAEGSAKAGEAHGTGFVLVPYLRALSTDLNFTIGLALVAVFMVQVWGVRALGPGYFWKFFNVKALRRGFMGIIEFFVSLLELISEVAKIVSFSFRLFGNIFAGHVLLGIMIFLLPLLIPAVFYGLEIFVGLIQAFIFMMLTLVFIALATAGHGEEHSESHH
- the nuoL gene encoding NADH-quinone oxidoreductase subunit L; this translates as MENQGTILALLTALIPWPPFIAFGMISLFANRWKRLSHTLAIGSVAISFVLSQVVFWSALRIEHLGEHPIAARIPWLPVGARPLEFGVLVDPLGAVMLFMVPLVSLMIFIYSVGYMAGDPHYSRFFALLSLFEAAMLLLVVADNLLMLFIGWEVMGFCSYALIGFWYRKPSAYRAAVKAFMTTRVGDVLMLLGIAYLYAQTGTLNFHDILRNPETLKVLAETPSYVAGLSVAALASLLLFAGTVGKSAQFPLHVWLPDAMEGPTPVSAMIHAATMVSAGVYTTIRMFPLLQAGQHGLGGETAFWVVALIGAFTAFMAATMGVAQNDIKRVLAYSTISQLGYMLAAVGIGAYVAAAFHLITHAFFKALLFLGSGSVIHAMEHGHHHAGHGHSHEEPFDPNDMLQMGGLARRMPITFWTFLAGGLALAGFPLITAGFWSKDEILGEAFHGAFEKGELLPLLVFLLLATAAVLTGFYTMRQIALTFLGEPRSPAAAHAAESPASMTMPLIILALFAVLGGYVGVPEGFPVLGALFGQNWFHEFVGGTLLEHPEALPFNAVPVVLSSLIALTGLALGGLVYARRPLAAGEPDPLVRLGPIYTFLRNRWYIDDLYHRVFVQPTLWLAERAVAFFMDRVVIDGFLHGVADAVWSMGGALRLFDRVVVNGIGDGIGEAVKAAGRELRALQTGLVQNYLLVVVLGVLGFIVLYTVAPMLRGF
- a CDS encoding NADH-quinone oxidoreductase subunit N, translated to MSELSWWAHLWSVLPEIVLVVAAVVTMAADAWLPEGRKRELGYWAIGGLAVALGVTAVQAAQLAGGMAAPYEAFGGSVRADLAAMLFRLIFLLAGILTVAISMDFRPLRQSGEYYTLLLLSILGMGLMGAAVNLVTLYLALETVGIALYLLAGYLRDTPRSAEAGLKYFLFGVFSSTIMLYGLALLYGFTGEIAYARIAQALGALPSPAVMAALLLVLVGFGFKVSAVPFHFWTPDVYEGAPTPITAFISVASKAAGFAVLIRAMIEAFPTVQGNWVALISALAFVTMTVGNLLAIPQRNLKRLLAYSSIAQAGYILIGVAAASPLGIAASIFYLGIYTLTNIAAFAVAVIMTNVTGSEEIRDLAGLSRRSPGLALAMLAALLSLGGIPPLVGFFAKLFVFAAAIESGLLWLAIAGVLNAMVAFYYYIMVARAMYVDRSPEEGKPVWISRPARFTLWFTVAGVLLLTVLVYPLYQLAQMAAQAF